The genomic region ACGGACTGCTGGAAACGCTGTCGGACGTGGACGAATGGGCCGATGCGAAGCGGTATCGCCTACTGTAAAGAAACGAGAGACGCCTAATCCGGCGTCTCTACAGAAGTTCAAAGTCCTACCGACACGCGCACGCCCGGAAACACATTCCGGAAAGCGCCTTTCATGTACAGTTCGGGCTGTATCTTGATCAGGCCGTGGTGAAACACCGTCCCGCTGAGCCGAATGGTGTTCCGGTCGAAATAGCCGCCGCGCCGGTAGACCGGCATCCCGACGTAAAATCCGGCCAGAACCCGGCTGAACGATGACCGGACGTTGCCGCGGTCGTTCCGATAAAAGGTCACGCCTACGTTCACGAAATCGTTGCGCAGGCTCCGGTAACTGCCGTCGGAGGGCGTCTGAAAGAAAAAATTGGACAGATAGCCCACCGAGTACGCCACGTTGCGCATCCGGCTGGGCACAAACTGCAGGTCCAGTGCCGCGGACGGCACCCACTGGTTGCGCACCAGCCCCACCCCGATACCCGGCGAAATAATCAGCGACGGACTGCGGGCCAGCCCCGGACTGATAAAATCAGGCGCTTTGCCTTCCTGCTGCACCAGGTCAAAGGCCATTTTGGGACTGGTCAGGTCGTGGGCTTTGTAATTTTCAACGGCTTGCAGTGCCTGTTGCAGCCGGGCGTTGACGCCCTGTCGGGCCACCCGCTCGGCATCGGCCAGACTGTTGAGCAACAGGTAGACGTGGAAATCGTAGGATTGCGCCGGAGCATTGACGGCGGTTTCGCGCGTCCGCCACACGATATGAAGCGTATCCTGTCGGGTCTTGAGCAACACCGGCTGGCCGCCGTCGCTCAGGCGGAAGGAAGCGGCGGGCTGCGGATACGGGCGGAGGTCCAGCGTCCGGTCCGTGTCGGCAAGCCGGAAGAACGCGTAAAAGGACTGGGTGCCCGCTTCGGCCGGGTCCGCAACTTTGCGGTAATCCGCGGCAAAGAGCCGGAGCACCGAATCAATGTTGCGGTGGGCGCGTACCTGGGCATACGAATCAAATCCGATCAGCAGCGTATTGCGCTGTCCCAGATCCACTTCGATATGGCTGCGCCCCAGAAAAGCGCCTCCCGTATGCCGGCTCGACCGGATGTGCGATTGATTTTGCTGGGCAACGGCGTCCCACGCCAGGCTCATCAGGAGCAAGGCCATTAACACAAGGTATTTCATTGGTCTTAGTTGGATTTATGACGTTGGGGCAGGATGATTTGAACGGACGGGGGCGCAACGGCTCCGTCCGGCGAGGGCGGGCTGCCTAAGCGAACCATGCTTTCCGTGCGGTACAGCCGGGGCTGGGCGTCTTCCTCGGCCTGGTATTCGTTGATATGCATCACCTGAAAACGGCGTTTCGGCCCGCTGGCGGCCGCCGGAACCACCGTAGGGCTCTCCGGTCCACCGGCCACCTGAACGACTTCCGGCTGCGACGGGGCGCTGGTATCGACCCGCTCCGGTACGGACCCGGTCGGCGGCGGAAGGAGTCTGGCCGGTACGCCGCGAACAGGTCCGGCATGGCGGGAAAGCCGCCCCGGCTGCTTTTGCTCCGCAAATCCTGACTCTTCCGGCTTTTCAAGGCTTACAACGGGGGCTGGTTGCGACGGACGGACGGGTTTCGTTTTCACGAAAGTCGGGCCGGAAACAATCGGTTTCTGTCCGCGCAGATACCAGCCCGCTCCAATCACCAACAGCAGTCCGGTCAGGCTGGCGGCCCACAGCCAGGCAACCGGCCGCCGACGGTTTTTTTCCGGCTGCAACTCCTGGGTCAGCCGCGCCCAGGTCCGGTCCGGGTTGAAGGAGGGGACGGGGCGGTCGGCCTCTCTGGCGAGTGCCTCTCGGACCAGCCGGTCAATGGGTTCGTCGGCGTTCGGCTTCATATCCGTTTTTGAGTAAAAGGTCCTGTAACATTGCCCGCGCTTTGCTCAGCTGCGATTTTGAGGTATTCTCCGTGATGCGCAACTGCTCCGCGATTTCCCGGTGGTTGTAGCCTTCGACCACGTATAGGTTGAACACCGTCCGGTAACCCGGCGGGAGTTGGGCGATCAGTTCGGTAATCCGGTCCGCATCCAGACCCGCATCGGGCAAGGGCAGCGGGTCTGCTTCGGCCGCCAGGGCGTCCTCGGCATAGAACGTCGGCAGGCTCCGACGGGCCCGCAGGTGTTGCAGCGCCTCGTTGACGATAATGCGCCGCAGCCACGCTTCCAGCGCGTTTTCGTTTTGGTACCGAAAGCCGTCGATGGACCGGAAGATTTTCAGAAAACCGTTCATCAGCACTTCCTCCGCTTCCGGCTCATGCCGCACATACCGCAGGCAGACCCGGTACAGGCGATTGGCGTACCGGTCGAAAAGCCGCTTCTGTGCGAAAGCGTTGCCGCGCTGGCATTGCTCAATGAGGTTTTGGTCCATACGTGCGTTTCTATTGACAGAAATGCGGAATGTGCGGAAGGGGTTGCCTGAAGGGAATAAAAAAGTAAAAAATAGGCTTCAGCCATAAAAAAGGTCTGCAAGACTATGCGCTTACAGACCTTCGCGGTGGGACCACGACTTGATTCGCGGCACCACCCAAATTTTATAAAATCAGCTCTACTCGACCGTCACCGACTTGGCCAGGTTCCGCGGCTGGTCCACGTTGCGGCCGCGCATCACGGCAATGTCGTACGACAGCAGTTGCAGCGGAATGACCGAAATCAACGGCATCAGGATTTCGTGGACCTTCGGAATTTCGATCACAAAATCGACCATCTCCGGCAGCAGCGTGTCGCCTTCGGTGGCCACGGCGATGACGCGGCCTTTGCGGGCCTTCACCTCCTGAATGTTGGAAACTACCTTCTCGTACGAGCTGTCTTTGGCGGCGATCACGACCACCGGCATATCTTCGTCGATCAGCGCAATCGGGCCGTGCTTCATTTCGGCGGCCGGATACCCTTCCGCGTGGATGTAGCTGATTTCCTTCAGTTTCAGGGCACCCTCCAGCGCGACGGGGAAGTTCAAACCGCGGCCGAGGTAGATGAAGTTGCGGGCGTAGGTGAAGATGTAGGCGATTTCCTTGATCTTCCCGGCGCTTTGCAGCACCTTTTCCACCTTCGACGGAATGGCTTCCAGCTCGGCCAGCAATTGCCGGAACAGGCTGTCGGAAATGGTGCCTTTGCGGTGAGCGGCGGCCAGCGCCATCAGCGTCAGCACGGTCACCTGGGCTGTGAAGGCTTTGGTCGAGGCCACCCCGATTTCCGGACCGGCGTGGGTGTAAGCGCCCGCGTGCGTCGCCCGGGCAATGGACGAGCCGACTACGTTGCACACGCCGAAGATCGTCGCGCCTTTCGACTTCGCCAGTTCGATCGCTGCCAGTGTATCGGCCGTTTCGCCGGACTGGGAAATGGCAATCACAATGTCGCCTTCCGAAATGATCGGGTTGCGATACCGGAATTCGGAAGCGTATTCTACCTCCACCGGAATCCGCGCCAGTTCTTCGAAGATGTATTCCGCTACCAGCCCGGCATGCCAGGACGTTCCGCAGCCGATGATGATGATCCGCTTGGCCGCCGCCATTTTGTCGAGATAATCCCGCAGGCCGCCCAGTTGCAGGTGTCCTTCGTCGGCCC from Tellurirhabdus rosea harbors:
- a CDS encoding RNA polymerase sigma factor; translation: MDQNLIEQCQRGNAFAQKRLFDRYANRLYRVCLRYVRHEPEAEEVLMNGFLKIFRSIDGFRYQNENALEAWLRRIIVNEALQHLRARRSLPTFYAEDALAAEADPLPLPDAGLDADRITELIAQLPPGYRTVFNLYVVEGYNHREIAEQLRITENTSKSQLSKARAMLQDLLLKNGYEAERRRTH
- the glmS gene encoding glutamine--fructose-6-phosphate transaminase (isomerizing); the encoded protein is MCGIVAYVGHREACPLILKGLKRLEYRGYDSAGLALLNGDGLKVYKKKGKVTDLEGELANKELHATIGVGHTRWATHGEPSDRNSHPHYSHDRKLAIIHNGIIENYAAIKQSLMKKGYEFRSDTDSEVLIQFIEDIKKETGCSLEEAVRLALQEVVGAYAIVVIDEDAPTQLIAARKGSPLVIGIGEDEFFFASDATPIIEYTKDVVYLNDYEVATVRNGELKIVTLDNTKTTPYIHKVELELEAIEKGGFDHFMLKEIFEQPRSIADSMRGRVRADEGHLQLGGLRDYLDKMAAAKRIIIIGCGTSWHAGLVAEYIFEELARIPVEVEYASEFRYRNPIISEGDIVIAISQSGETADTLAAIELAKSKGATIFGVCNVVGSSIARATHAGAYTHAGPEIGVASTKAFTAQVTVLTLMALAAAHRKGTISDSLFRQLLAELEAIPSKVEKVLQSAGKIKEIAYIFTYARNFIYLGRGLNFPVALEGALKLKEISYIHAEGYPAAEMKHGPIALIDEDMPVVVIAAKDSSYEKVVSNIQEVKARKGRVIAVATEGDTLLPEMVDFVIEIPKVHEILMPLISVIPLQLLSYDIAVMRGRNVDQPRNLAKSVTVE